The Pontibacter pudoricolor genome contains a region encoding:
- a CDS encoding O-antigen ligase family protein, which produces MKLNYSFLFVIPLALILFMDNMFIELAMPDNPVGQELLLSTLVKGSAVFSIMYCLFYFQRMSTYMRFAFCMLLLYVAGLVFESKYVYGTFMVYPHVFVKVLIFSYTFFVYTFYKANYYIKTSHVIWFILIGFWLNVLLIKPHTLSISAFTNHERGVYSTSVYMLVVPFLYFMSNYFYKGKFMSLFWSFFVLFAIFFFQHRTVWISTAFVLVVYYFLIRLKTDKPINFIAKLLPVGTLVGILAVIGSGFILSIHPEIIEKVQENFSDIENYDKQGTGGWRYIQIMSYMPFIQDNFFFGMRFDGFELPIQFWRDDIDAPVFEDGHGHHFHSFYLEIFFYTGLVGFGLYLLIALYPIVQAFKKRVLTINQIMLVAFICSSFIFSISYVLPVFFYGILGWAIAAIEVEHVPYMSFIKESGLRMKARRLLPQRTLPSSVEATTSSY; this is translated from the coding sequence ATGAAACTGAATTACTCCTTTCTTTTTGTAATTCCCCTGGCACTTATCCTCTTCATGGATAACATGTTTATTGAGCTGGCTATGCCCGATAATCCTGTTGGCCAGGAGCTCCTGCTGAGTACCCTTGTAAAAGGTAGTGCAGTATTCTCTATTATGTACTGCCTGTTTTACTTCCAGCGCATGTCTACTTATATGCGGTTTGCATTTTGTATGCTCCTGTTGTATGTGGCAGGCCTTGTTTTCGAATCGAAGTATGTTTACGGGACTTTTATGGTTTACCCGCACGTTTTCGTGAAGGTGCTCATTTTTTCCTATACGTTCTTTGTCTATACTTTTTATAAAGCAAACTACTATATCAAAACCAGCCATGTGATATGGTTTATACTGATCGGTTTCTGGTTGAATGTATTGCTCATTAAGCCACATACGCTCAGTATCTCGGCTTTTACAAATCACGAACGGGGAGTCTATTCTACTTCAGTATACATGCTGGTAGTGCCTTTTCTGTACTTCATGAGCAACTATTTTTATAAAGGGAAGTTCATGAGCCTTTTCTGGTCCTTTTTTGTGCTGTTCGCCATCTTTTTCTTTCAGCACCGCACCGTCTGGATCTCGACTGCTTTTGTACTGGTAGTTTACTATTTCCTGATTAGGCTTAAAACAGACAAGCCAATAAACTTCATAGCCAAGCTGCTTCCTGTCGGTACGCTGGTAGGTATTCTGGCTGTCATTGGCAGTGGTTTTATACTTTCCATCCACCCCGAGATCATCGAAAAAGTGCAGGAAAACTTCTCGGATATAGAGAACTATGACAAACAGGGAACAGGCGGCTGGCGCTATATCCAGATCATGTCTTACATGCCTTTTATACAGGATAACTTCTTCTTCGGGATGCGCTTTGATGGGTTTGAACTGCCAATACAGTTCTGGCGCGATGACATTGACGCACCGGTGTTTGAAGACGGCCACGGCCACCACTTCCATAGTTTTTATTTAGAGATCTTTTTCTATACTGGCCTGGTCGGATTTGGACTTTACCTGCTTATTGCCTTATATCCTATTGTTCAGGCGTTTAAGAAACGGGTACTAACTATAAACCAGATCATGCTGGTTGCCTTTATATGCAGTAGTTTCATTTTTTCGATCTCTTACGTACTTCCGGTTTTCTTTTATGGCATCTTAGGCTGGGCCATTGCTGCCATCGAAGTAGAACATGTTCCGTATATGAGTTTTATCAAGGAATCCGGTCTGCGTATGAAAGCCCGGCGACTTTTGCCTCAACGTACGCTTCCATCATCCGTAGAAGCCACAACTTCTTCTTATTAA
- a CDS encoding lipopolysaccharide biosynthesis protein — MARLLDPEAFGLVAISIIILQFGGYFANMGLNKALIQIEELKNEHIRAAFTSSFLLGLVFTGLVWALAPLAAQLFKNPDVAPVVRVMSLTFLVNGMSATAFSLLERNMRFKAISILETSSYVISYLGIGVILAYLDFGVYSLILASLSQATIVGLSSYAIVRHNIIMHFKWSAWKPLFSYGSKMSVNSLLEWFSASLPSILIGRLLGDYKLGIYDRAHKLVSLPMYMLTRTISKVIFPSFSKMQSDNEKLGKVYLSSITLVIALVIPACAGIFVAAPELVYVLLGKQWGESVPILQILSFAVAINLITMFAGIICDAKAALNSKIVLNVVFVSVLGILMFSLRGFGLQGFAMAFLLAELVRTLFYQRAMHKILILPYRQQLSVYLPGIINGAVIGILLYLFSSFLRTTALAPLLILIAQVITGAILLAILSLLFPHKILKSEIQAMLSKTGLPDKLSTRSGRAFQLYKSYILNTK; from the coding sequence ATGGCGAGACTACTAGATCCTGAAGCTTTCGGATTAGTTGCTATCTCTATCATTATACTACAGTTTGGTGGTTACTTCGCCAACATGGGCCTTAATAAAGCCCTTATCCAGATCGAGGAATTGAAGAATGAGCATATACGCGCAGCCTTTACCTCTTCTTTTTTGCTGGGCCTTGTTTTTACAGGCCTTGTTTGGGCGCTTGCGCCACTGGCTGCCCAGCTTTTTAAAAACCCTGATGTAGCCCCGGTAGTACGCGTTATGTCGCTTACATTCCTGGTGAACGGTATGTCAGCTACGGCATTTAGTTTACTGGAGCGCAACATGCGTTTTAAAGCAATCAGTATCCTCGAAACAAGCTCTTATGTTATCTCTTACCTGGGCATAGGTGTTATACTGGCCTACCTGGACTTTGGAGTTTATAGTTTGATACTGGCTTCGTTGTCGCAGGCAACTATAGTTGGGCTAAGTTCTTATGCCATCGTAAGGCATAATATAATAATGCATTTTAAGTGGAGCGCCTGGAAGCCCCTGTTCAGCTATGGGAGCAAAATGTCTGTAAACAGTTTACTGGAGTGGTTTTCGGCGAGTTTACCTTCTATTTTGATTGGCCGTCTGCTTGGCGACTATAAACTGGGTATTTACGACCGGGCCCATAAGCTGGTCAGCCTGCCCATGTACATGCTTACCCGCACCATCTCGAAAGTCATTTTCCCGTCTTTCAGCAAAATGCAGTCTGATAATGAAAAGCTGGGCAAAGTTTACCTCTCCAGCATAACACTGGTTATAGCCCTGGTTATACCTGCATGTGCCGGCATTTTTGTAGCAGCGCCAGAGTTGGTTTATGTGTTACTCGGCAAACAGTGGGGCGAATCGGTTCCTATTCTGCAGATTCTGTCTTTTGCGGTTGCCATAAACTTAATTACCATGTTCGCAGGAATTATCTGCGACGCCAAAGCGGCTTTGAATTCTAAGATCGTGCTCAATGTCGTTTTTGTATCAGTGCTGGGAATATTAATGTTCTCGTTGCGAGGTTTTGGCTTGCAGGGATTTGCAATGGCGTTTTTACTGGCCGAACTGGTGCGCACCCTCTTTTATCAGCGGGCGATGCATAAGATTCTGATACTGCCGTACAGGCAACAATTATCCGTTTATTTACCCGGAATAATTAATGGTGCTGTCATCGGCATTTTACTATATCTGTTCAGTTCTTTTTTACGTACTACAGCGCTGGCGCCTTTACTTATATTAATTGCCCAGGTTATAACAGGAGCTATATTGTTAGCAATACTCAGCCTGTTATTCCCGCACAAGATCCTGAAATCTGAGATACAGGCTATGTTGTCGAAAACAGGTCTTCCGGATAAGCTGAGTACGCGATCGGGCAGGGCATTTCAACTATACAAGAGTTACATACTAAACACCAAATAG
- a CDS encoding GumC family protein produces MRKNKKSHEIDLKSWFFKFRSKWYLFAAFALISLAVAYVYVKTSQRVYQFNATLLLGDQQTGSKKAQELLEVLQVQSKGIKVEDEIGLIQSAEVIREALQGLDFAVAYYKVSDHWLNKIGNLVVEEQYESAPYTVNLDTNAHQLVDVPIVVRVVDDKTYEINIEAEEVSRYDFKTHSVVEAIPEVKFKKQLKFGQPYKSEFLNFTLERNKVEDLAPGKEYYFLINSLESLVKQQQASLGVAPIEREARVLSLSTKGSIPEKQLAFLNKLMETYVARDLEEKNLNGQKTLEFIDKQLATLTDSLRQSKQALSSFRSTNRIANIGVQSNISYEKLSQLEAERAKLNTDKSYFETILDQVQNGNGIAQSVSPTVAGIQSPIINDLFLQLADLNQKKAGYSVTASAENPMLRKIEGEIDNTRGAIVANLKNLIRSADISINDVNQRIARIEGNLASLPEHERRLMDLQNESEFIAKKYDFLLEKRSEAAIALATNTTDKKIVDHASMVGNAPVNVKPKMIYLLALLIGLAIPAGFVILMNNVDNTIQGKDDLSNITSIPFLGVVAHGPKSDKLAVQNMPRSAIAESFRSIRINLQYLMSDSNFKVIGITSSVSGEGKTFCSVNLSTELALSGKRVVLIESDMRKPTFTKYFKDTINVGLSSYLTEGLPLHEVVQKTQNENLDIIPCGVIPENALQLLEQPRMQQLINQLKEEYDYVVIDTPPIGFVSEYFVLMRHMDVNLYVVKHKYTNRDLLHQIEELYAAKKIKNIYMLINDLDYSSTYEYGYKRKAEYYYV; encoded by the coding sequence ATGAGAAAAAATAAAAAAAGTCACGAAATAGACTTAAAAAGCTGGTTCTTTAAGTTTAGGTCTAAATGGTATTTATTTGCTGCCTTTGCCCTTATCTCGCTTGCAGTTGCTTATGTATATGTTAAAACATCGCAGCGTGTTTACCAATTCAATGCCACTCTCCTGCTCGGCGACCAGCAAACCGGATCTAAGAAAGCGCAGGAGCTATTAGAGGTTTTACAGGTACAAAGCAAAGGTATCAAAGTTGAAGATGAGATAGGATTAATACAATCAGCTGAGGTAATCAGAGAAGCACTTCAGGGCCTTGACTTTGCGGTAGCATATTATAAGGTATCTGACCATTGGCTGAATAAGATAGGAAACCTTGTTGTGGAGGAACAGTACGAATCTGCCCCTTACACTGTAAACCTGGATACCAATGCACATCAGTTGGTAGATGTTCCTATAGTTGTCCGGGTAGTGGATGACAAAACCTATGAAATCAATATTGAAGCTGAAGAAGTGTCGCGCTATGATTTCAAGACACACAGCGTGGTTGAAGCGATACCGGAAGTAAAATTTAAAAAGCAGCTTAAGTTCGGCCAGCCGTACAAAAGCGAATTCCTGAATTTTACACTGGAGCGTAATAAAGTAGAAGACCTGGCACCGGGTAAAGAATATTATTTCCTGATTAACAGCCTTGAAAGCCTTGTGAAACAACAGCAGGCTTCGTTAGGTGTTGCCCCTATCGAGCGTGAGGCACGTGTGCTGTCATTATCAACAAAAGGAAGTATACCTGAAAAGCAGCTTGCTTTCCTGAATAAACTGATGGAAACATACGTTGCCCGGGACCTGGAAGAAAAGAACCTGAACGGTCAGAAGACGCTGGAGTTTATTGACAAGCAGCTGGCTACCCTAACAGACTCGCTTCGCCAGAGTAAGCAGGCTTTATCATCATTCAGGTCTACAAACCGCATTGCCAATATAGGTGTGCAGTCAAATATCAGCTACGAGAAGCTGTCGCAACTGGAAGCAGAACGTGCAAAGCTTAACACGGACAAGTCTTATTTCGAAACGATACTTGACCAGGTGCAGAATGGTAACGGTATAGCGCAGTCAGTATCTCCTACAGTAGCCGGTATTCAGAGCCCGATCATCAACGATCTGTTCCTTCAGTTAGCTGACCTGAACCAGAAAAAAGCAGGTTATAGTGTTACGGCAAGCGCTGAAAACCCCATGCTCCGCAAAATTGAAGGGGAGATTGATAACACCAGAGGCGCTATAGTTGCCAACCTTAAGAACCTGATCCGTTCAGCTGATATCTCTATTAACGATGTGAACCAGCGTATAGCCCGAATTGAGGGTAACCTGGCTTCTTTGCCTGAACATGAGCGCAGACTTATGGACTTACAGAATGAGTCTGAGTTTATAGCTAAGAAATATGACTTCCTGTTAGAAAAACGCAGCGAAGCAGCTATAGCTTTAGCAACCAACACTACCGACAAAAAGATAGTGGATCATGCATCTATGGTAGGTAATGCGCCGGTTAACGTGAAGCCGAAAATGATTTACCTGCTTGCTCTGCTTATTGGTCTGGCTATACCGGCTGGTTTTGTGATTCTTATGAATAATGTTGACAATACCATCCAGGGCAAAGATGACCTGAGCAACATTACAAGCATACCATTCCTGGGCGTGGTGGCACATGGCCCTAAATCAGATAAGCTTGCCGTACAGAACATGCCGCGCTCAGCTATTGCAGAGTCTTTCAGGTCGATACGCATTAACCTTCAGTACCTGATGTCTGACAGCAACTTTAAAGTGATCGGTATAACATCTTCTGTATCCGGTGAGGGTAAAACCTTCTGTTCTGTCAACCTTAGTACCGAGCTGGCTTTATCGGGCAAACGTGTGGTGCTTATAGAATCAGATATGCGCAAGCCTACTTTCACGAAGTACTTTAAAGATACTATAAACGTAGGTCTGTCTTCGTACCTGACTGAAGGCCTGCCACTGCACGAAGTTGTTCAGAAAACACAGAACGAGAACCTGGACATTATACCGTGTGGTGTAATTCCGGAGAATGCGTTGCAGTTACTGGAACAGCCAAGAATGCAGCAACTGATAAACCAGCTGAAAGAAGAGTATGACTACGTAGTGATTGACACACCTCCTATCGGTTTTGTTTCGGAGTATTTTGTACTGATGCGCCATATGGATGTAAACCTGTACGTGGTGAAACATAAGTATACCAACCGCGACCTGCTGCACCAGATTGAAGAACTATATGCTGCTAAAAAGATCAAGAACATCTATATGCTTATAAATGACCTGGACTATAGCAGTACCTACGAGTATGGCTATAAGCGTAAGGCAGAATATTATTACGTATAG